A section of the Malus sylvestris chromosome 17, drMalSylv7.2, whole genome shotgun sequence genome encodes:
- the LOC126609888 gene encoding probable GTP diphosphokinase RSH2, chloroplastic: MTVPTIALYAAHPCQINAHTSHDFELGSRSSSSTASTPSTSQKPVTGGLSCLFSSPTVKHASSSSSFSGGGEELGSLWHDRGEELKELSSSFRYSGSKFNGASMNRDPSPVSVFQGPVSSSSSGVSGSVRSPPMRITRERSGNGDISLNSIRCRSNGLFNGFVRGALGSSCIDYDSPSFEVQTDGLDVGSSAVLVDDLTFNMEDGFLEGIAEPYAKELLVGAQLRHKIFYEDFIIKAFYEAEKAHRGQMRASGGPYLQHCVETAVLLALIGSNSTIVAAGLLHDTLDDSFMCYDYIFGKFGAGVADLVEGVSKLSHLSKLARDNNTACKTVEADRLHTMFLAMADARAVLIKLADRLHNMMTLDALPLAKQQRFAKETLEIFVPLASRLGISSWKVQLENLCFKHLNPDQHNELSSKLVDTFDEAMITSATEILERALKDKAISYHVLCGRHKSLYSIYSKMLKKKLNMDEIHDIHGLRLIVENEEDCYEALKVVHQLWSEVPGKFKDYITQPKFNGYQSLHTVVMGEGMIPLEVQIRTKEMHLQAEFGFAAHWRYKEGDCKLPSFVLQMVEWARWVVTWQCEAMNRDRSSIGYDDSIKPPCTFPSHCDDCPYSYKPHCGQDGPVFVIMIENDKMSVQEFPANSTVMDLLERAGRGSLRRTPYGLPLKEELRPRLNHVPVNDPACELQMGDVVELTPAIPDKSLTEYREEIQRMYDRGFSVSSAGPAANSMAGWRS; encoded by the exons ATGACGGTCCCGACAATAGCTCTGTACGCGGCGCACCCGTGCCAGATCAACGCGCACACCTCACACGATTTCGAATTGGGCTCTCGATCTTCTTCGTCGACGGCGTCGACCCCCTCCACGTCGCAGAAGCCGGTGACTGGCGGGCTCTCGTGCCTATTCTCCTCGCCGACGGTGAAGCACGCGTCGTCCTCCTCGAGTTTTTCAGGCGGAGGAGAGGAATTGGGCTCTCTATGGCACGATAGAGGCGAGGAATTGAAGGAATTGAGCAGCTCGTTTCGGTATTCTGGGAGCAAGTTCAATGGGGCTTCGATGAACCGGGACCCGAGCCCGGTTTCAGTGTTTCAGGGTCCGGTTTCGTCTTCCAGTAGCGGTGTTTCAGGGTCGGTGAGGAGCCCACCAATGAGAATTACAAGGGAAAGGTCTGGCAATGGAGATATTAGCTTGAATTCGATTCGGTGTAGAAGTAATGGGTTGTTTAATGGGTTTGTGAGGGGTGCTTTGGGCTCTTCCTGCATAGATTACGACTCGCCGAGCTTCGAGGTTCAGACTGATGGTTTGGATGTGGGTTCATCAGCTGTGCTTGTTGATGATTTGACTTTCAACATGGAAGATGGGTTTTTGGAGGGAATTGCTGAGCCTTATGCTAAGGAGTTGCTTGTGGGTGCGCAGCTGAGGCACAAGATTTTCTATGAAGATTTTATTATCAAGGCCTTTTACGAGGCTGAGAAAGCGCATAGAGGGCAG ATGCGAGCAAGTGGCGGTCCTTATTTGCAGCATTGTGTGGAGACGGCGGTGTTGCTCGCATTGATCGGTTCTAATTCGACAATTGTTGCTGCAGGGCTTTTGCATGACACGCTTGATGATTCTTTTATGTGTTATGACTACATATTTGGGAAATTTGGAGCCGGGGTTGCTGATTTAGTAGAAGGG GTGTCTAAGCTCAGTCATTTGAGCAAGCTTGCCCGTGATAATAATACAGCGTGCAAAACAGTTGAGGCAGATCGCCTGCATACCATGTTCCTAGCCATGGCAGATGCCCGTGCTGTCCTCATTAAATTGGCAGACCGATTGCATAATATGATGACACTAGATGCATTACCCTTGGCTAAACAACAGAGGTTTGCAAAGGAGACTTTAGAGATTTTTGTGCCCTTGGCCAGCAGACTTGGAATCTCTAGCTGGAAGGTGCAGCTagaaaatttatgttttaagcaTCTCAACCCGGATCAGCACAATGAACTGTCTTCTAAGCTTGTCGATACGTTTGACGAGGCAATGATTACTTCTGCCACGGAGATATTAGAGCGCGCTCTCAAGGATAAAGCCATTTCCTACCATGTTCTTTGTGGGCGGCATAAGAGCTTGTATAGCATCTACTCCAAAATGTTAAA GAAGAAGCTAAACATGGATGAAATACATGATATTCATGGACTACGTTTGATTGTCGAAAATGAGGAAGATTGTTACGAGGCACTTAAAGTTGTTCACCAGCTGTGGTCTGAGGTCCCAGGAAAGTTCAAGGACTACATAACTCAACCGAAGTTTAATGG GTATCAGTCGTTGCACACTGTGGTGATGGGTGAAGGCATGATTCCATTGGAAGTTCAAATTCGAACAAAGGAGATGCATTTGCAAGCTGAGTTTGGATTTGCAGCTCATTGGAGATACAAGGAAGGCGACTGTAAGCTCCCCTCGTTTGTGCTTCAGATGGTTGAGTGGGCCAGATGGGTGGTCACTTGGCAGTGTGAGGCAATGAACAGAGACCGCTCCTCCATTGGCTATGACGATTCAATCAAGCCACCCTGCACATTTCCTTCGCATTGTGATGACTGTCCATATTCTTACAAGCCCCACTGTGGTCAAGACGGGCCGGTGTTTGTCATCATGATTGAGAATGATAAG ATGTCTGTGCAAGAGTTTCCTGCAAACTCCACTGTTATGGATCTGCTGGAAAGAGCTGGGCGAGGGAGCTTGAGAAGGACACCATACGGGTTACCACTGAAGGAAGAACTGAGGCCCAGGCTGAATCATGTGCCAGTGAACGATCCTGCATGCGAGCTGCAGATGGGGGATGTGGTGGAACTGACTCCAGCTATTCCGGACAAGTCTTTGACAGAGTACAGAGAAGAGATTCAGCGCATGTACGACCGGGGCTTCAGTGTATCAAGTGCAGGGCCCGCTGCTAATAGTATGGCAGGTTGGAGAAGTTGA